A genomic segment from Castor canadensis chromosome 1, mCasCan1.hap1v2, whole genome shotgun sequence encodes:
- the Pcnx3 gene encoding pecanex-like protein 3 isoform X4 encodes MGSQVLQILRQGVWASLTGGWFFDPHQSTFSNCFHLYVWIFLLTFPFLLYMVLPPSLMVAGVYCLVVAVIFATIKTVNYRLHAMFDQGEIVEKRNSTMGEQEEEPPQGDSSLPRDPGVEMTVFRKVSSTPPVRCSSQHSVFGFNQVSELLPRMEDSGPLRDVKELVREQGSNNVIVTSADREMLKLSLQEKLIGDLPQTPPGAIPDPSLPSTESSERSPLAGDGPPWGGSSMADTPMSPLLKGSLSQELSKSFLTLTRPDRALVRTSSRREQRRGAGGYQPLDRRGSGEPTPQKAGSSDSCFSGTDRETLSSFKSEKTNSTHLDSPPGGQAPEGSDTDPPSEAELPASPDAGVPSDDTLRSFDTVIGAGTPPGPVEPLLVVRPKDLALLRSGKRRPPMRRHSPPGRAPRRPLLEGAGFFEDEDTSEGSELSPSSSLRSQRRYSTDSSSSTSCYSPESSRGAAGGPRKRRAPHGAEEGTAVPPKRPYGTQRTPSTASAKTHARVLSMDGAGGDVLRAPLAGSKAELEAQTGAELAAGEPLVVPAEARRGPAANQPGWRGELQEEGAVGGAAEETGKRDRSSSMWRTQAIRRRHNAGSNPTPPASVMGSPPSSLQEAQRGRAASHSRALTLPSALHFASSLLLTRAGANVHEACTFDDTSEGAVHYFYDESGVRRSYTFGLAGGGYENPVGQQGEQAANGAWDRHSHSSSFHSADVPEATGGLNLLQPRPVVLQGMQVRRVPLEIPEEQTLMEEAPPRAQHSYKYWLLPGRWTSVRYERLALLALLDRTRGVMENIFGVGLSSLVAFLGYLLLLKGFFTDIWVFQFCLVIASCQYSLLKSVQPDAASPMHGHNWVIAYSRPVYFCICCLLIWLLDALGSAQPFPPISLYGLTLFSASFFFCARDVATVFTLCFPFVFLLGLLPQVNTCLMYLLEQIDMHGFGGTAATSPLTAVFSLTRSLLAAALLYGFCLGAIKTPWPEQHVPVLFSVFCGLLVALSYHLSRQSSDPTVLWSLVRSKLFPELEERSLETARAEPPDPLPEKMRQSVREVLHSDLVMCVVVAVLTFAISASTVFIALKSVLGYVLYALAGSVGFFTHYLLPQLRKQLPWFCLSQPVLKPLEYSQYEVRGAAQVMWFEKLYAILQCFEKYLIYPAVVLNALTVDAHTVVSHPDKFCLYCRALLMTVAGLKLLRSAFCCPPQQYLTLAFTVLLFHFDYPRLSQGFLLDYFLMSVLCSKLWDLLYKLRFVLTYIAPWQITWGSAFHAFAQPFAVPHSAMLFVQALLSGLFSTPLNPLLGSAVFIMSYARPLKFWERDYNTKRVDHSNTRLVTQLDRNPGADDNNLNSIFYEHLTRSLQHTLCGDLVLGRWGNYGPGDCFVLASDYLNALVHLIEVGNGLITFQLRGLEFRGTYCQQREVEAITEGVEEDEGCCCCEPGHLPRVLSFNAAFGQRWLAWEVTASKYVLEGYSISDNNAASMLQVFDLRKILITYYVKSIIYYVSRSPKLEAWLNHEGIVAALRPVRAPGYADSDPTFSLSVDEDYDLRLSGLSLPSFCAVHLEWIQYCASRRGQPVNQDWNSPLVTLCFGLCVLGRRALGTASHSMSASLEPFLYGLHALFKGDFRITSPRDEWVFADMDLLHRVVAPGVRMALKLHQDHFTSPDEYEEPAALYDAIAANEERLVISHEGDPAWRSAILSNTPSLLALRHVMDDASDEYKIIMLNRRHLSFRVIKVNRECVRGLWAGQQQELVFLRNRNPERGSIQNAKQALRNMINSSCDQPLGYPIYVSPLTTSLAGSHPQLRALWGGPISLGAIARWLLHSWERLHKGCGAGCNSGGNVDDSDCGGGGGLTSLSNNPPLAHPTPENTAGSSEQSLPSGPGWGPRPSLSSSGDGRPPPLLQWPPPRLPGPLPASPAPTEGPRPLRPPGPGLLSSEGFSGKWSLGGRKGLGGSDGEPASGSPKGGTPKSQAPLDLSLSPDVSSEASPSRATQNIPCLDSSAPESGTPTGAPGDWPAPAEERESPAAQPLLEHQY; translated from the exons ATGGGGTCTCAGGTGTTGCAGATCCTGCGTCAGGGGGTGTGGGCCTCGCTCACTGGCGGTTGGTTCTTCGACCCGCATCAGAGCACCTTTTCCAACTGCTTCCATCTCTATGTCTGGATCTTCCTGCTCACCTTTCCCTTCTTGCtgtacatg GTCCTGCCTCCCAGCTTGATGGTGGCTGGTGTGTACTGCCTGGTGGTGGCCGTCATCTTTGCTACCATCAAGACTGTGAACTATCGGCTGCATGCCATGTTCGACCAGGGCGAGATTGTGGAGAAGCGCAACTCTACTATGGGGGAGCAGGAGGAAGAGCCTCCCCAGGGGGACAGCAGTCTGCCCAG GGACCCTGGTGTGGAGATGACAGTGTTTCGGAAAGTGAGTTCCACACCCCCAGTACGCTGCAGTTCCCAGCATTCTGTGTTTGGCTTCAACCAGGTTTCG GAATTGCTCCCTCGGATGGAAGACTCTGGGCCCCTCAGAG ACGTCAAGGAGCTGGTGCGGGAGCAGGGCAGCAACAATGTGATCGTGACCTCTGCCGATCGAGAAATGCTGAAGCTCAGCTTACAAGAGAAATTGA TTGGAGACCTTCCCCAGACGCCCCCAGGGGCTATCCCAGACCCCTCTCTCCCCAGCACAGAGTCTTCGGAGCGTTCTCCCCTGGCTGGAGATGGACCTCCTTGGGGTGGGAGCAGTATGGCTGACACTCCTATGAGCCCCTTGCTGAAGGGCAGCCTCAGCCAGGAGCTGAGCAAGAGCTTTCTTACTCTGACCCGGCCTGACCGGGCACTGGTAAGGACCAGCAGTCGACGGGAACAACGCAGGGGAGCAGGAGGCTACCAGCCCCTGGACCGGCGGGGCTCTGGTGAGCCCACGCCTCAGAAAGCCGGCTCCTCAGATTCCTGCTTCAGTGGCACAGACAGGGAGACATTGAGTAGCTTCAAGAGTGAGAAGACCAATTCAACACATCTGGACAGTCCACCTGGTGGGCAAGCCCCTGAAGGCAGTGACACAGACCCCCCCTCTGAGGCTGAGCTGCCCGCCTCACCAGATGCTGGGGTTCCCTCAGATGATACTCTGCGTTCTTTTGACACAGTCATTGGAGCAGGGACGCCACCGGGCCCAGTTGAGCCGCTCTTAGTTGTGCGGCCTAAGGACTTGGCCCTGCTGAGATCTGGCAAACGGCGGCCACCCATGCGGAGACACTCCCCACCTGGCCGTGCCCCTCGACGGCCCTTGCTTGAGGGTGCAGGCTTCTTTGAGGATGAAGACACCAGTGAGGGCAGTGAGTTGAGCCCATCCTCCAGTCTCCGATCACAGCGCCGCTACAGTACCGACAGTTCCTCATCTACTTCCTGCTACTCCCCAGAGAGCTCCCGGGGTGCAGCAGGTGGGCCTCGGAAGCGTCGGGCCCCTCATGGGGCTGAGGAGGGAACTGCCGTGCCTCCTAAGCGGCCCTATGGGACCCAGCGGACGCCTAGTACTGCCAGTGCCAAAACGCATGCTCGAGTGCTGAGCATGGATGGGGCAGGGGGAGATGTCCTAAGGGCTCCCTTGGCTGGCTCCAAGGCTGAGCTGGAGGCCCAGACAGGAGCGGAGCTGGCTGCCGGTGAGCCTCTTGTGGTGCCTGCTGAGGCTCGTAGGGGACCTGCTGCCAACCAACCTGGCTGGCGGGGGGAGCTGCAGGAGGAAGGTGCTGTGGGTGGAG CCGCTGAAGAGACAGGCAAGCGGGACCGCTCCAGCAGTATGTGGCGGACCCAGGCTATCCGGAGGCGCCATAATGCAGGCAGCAACCCTACTCCTCCAGCCTCTGTCATGGGCTCGCCACCCAG TAGCCTGCAGGAGGCTCAGCGGGGTCGGGCTGCCTCCCACTCCCGGGCACTGACACTGCCCTCTGCTCTGCACTTTGCCTCTTCGCTGCTCCTCACCCGGGCTGGTGCCAACGTTCACGAGGCCTGCACCTTTGATGACACCTCTGAGGGTGCTGTGCATTATTTCTACGATGAGAGTG GTGTCCGGCGTTCCTATACCTTTGGCCTGGCTGGTGGTGGCTATGAGAACCCTGTGGGGCAGCAGGGGGAGCAGGCAGCCAATGGAGCCTG GGACCGCCACTCACATTCCTCCAGTTTCCATTCAGCTGATGTTCCTGAGGCGACAGGAGGTCTGAACCTTCTGCAGCCCAGGCCAGTTGTTCTACAGGGCATGCAGGTGCGCCGGGTGCCCCTGGAGATCCCAGAG GAGCAGACACTGATGGAGGAGGCGCCACCCCGTGCCCAGCACAGCTACAAGTACTGGCTTCTTCCTGGCCGTTGGACTTCTGTGCGCTATGAGCGGCTTGCCTTGCTGGCTCTGCTGGACCG GACACGGGGGGTGATGGAGAACATCTTTGGCGTTGGACTGAGCAGCCTGGTTGCCTTCCTGGGGTACCTGTTGCTGCTCAAGGGCTTCTTCACTGACATCTGGGTCTTCCAGTTCTGCCTGGTCATTGCCTCCTGTCAGTACTCCCTACTCAAG AGTGTGCAGCCCGATGCAGCATCGCCCATGCAC GGCCATAACTGGGTAATTGCGTACAGTCGGCCTGTTTACTTCTGCATCTGCTGTCTGCTCATCTGGCTGCTCGACGCCCTGGGCTCAGCTCAGCCCTTTCCACCCATCTCCCTCTATGGCCTCACActcttctctgcctctttcttcttctgtgcCCGAGATGTGGCCACCG TGTTCACCTTGTGCTTCCCGTTCGTCTTCCTCCTGGGCCTCCTGCCCCAGGTCAACACCTGCCTCATGTACCTGCTGGAGCAGATAGATATGCATGGCTTCGGGGGCACAG CTGCCACCAGTCCACTCACTGCAGTCTTCAGTCTCACTCGCAGTTTGCTGGCTGCAGCCCTGCTCTATGGCTTCTGTCTTGGGGCCATCAAG ACTCCTTGGCCAGAGCAGCACGTCCCTGTCCTCTTCTCCGTCTTCTGTGGCCTCCTGGTGGCGCTGTCCTACCACCTGAGCCGGCAGAGCAGTGACCCCACTGTGCTCTG GTCTCTGGTCCGGAGCAAGCTTTTTCCTGAATTAGAAGAGCGGAGCCTGGAGACAGCCCGGGCTGAACCCCCAGACCCACTGCCAGAGAAGATGCGCCAGTCAGTG CGTGAGGTCCTGCACTCTGACCTGGTAATGTGTGTGGTGGTTGCTGTGCTCACCTTCGCCATCAGCGCCAGCACTGTCTTCATTGCCCTGAAG TCGGTGTTGGGTTATGTATTGTATGCACTGGCTGGATCCGTGGGCTTCTTCACACACTACCTGCTGCCACAGCTCCGCAAACAGCTGCCCTGGTTCTGCCTCTCACAGCCTGTGCTAAAGCCTCTGGAGTATAGCCAGTACGAAGTGCGAG GTGCTGCCCAGGTGATGTGGTTCGAGAAGCTGTATGCCATCCTGCAGTGTTTTGAGAAGTACCTCATCTACCCTGCTGTGGTGCTTAATGCTCTCACAGTGGATGCCCACACTGTCGTCAGTCACCCGGACAAGTTCTGCCTCTA CTGCCGGGCATTGCTGATGACTGTGGCTGGACTGAAGCTGCTGCGCTCAGCCTTCTGCTGCCCACCCCAGCAGTACCTGACTTTGGCTTTCACCGTCCTACTCTTCCACTTCGACTACCCACGTCTCTCCCAGGGCTTTCTGCTCGACTACTTCCTCATGTCTGTGCTCTGCAGCAAG CTGTGGGACCTGCTGTACAAGCTGCGTTTTGTGCTGACCTACATCGCACCCTGGCAGATCACCTGGGGATCGGCCTTCCATGCCTTTGCCCAGCCCTTCGCCGTGCCAC ACTCGGCCATGCTGTTTGTCCAGGCCCTGCTCTCGGGTCTCTTTTCCACACCGCTCAACCCCCTGCTGGGCAGCGCTGTCTTCATCATGTCCTACGCAAGGCCCCTCAAGTTCTGGGAACGTGACTACAA CACTAAACGTGTGGATCATTCTAACACCCGCCTGGTGACACAGCTGGACCGGAACCCTG GCGCTGACGACAACAACCTCAACTCCATCTTCTATGAGCACTTGACGCGCTCACTGCAGCACACACTGTGTGGGGACCTGGTGCTGGGCCGCTGGGGCAACTATGGCCCTGGTGACTGCTTTGTCCTGGCCTCCGACTACCTCAATGCACTGGTGCACCTCATCGAGGTTGGCAATGGCCTCATCACCTTCCAGCTGCGTGGCCTTGAGTTCCGGG GCACATACTGCCAGCAGCGTGAGGTGGAGGCCATCACTGAAGGTGTGGAGGAGGATgagggctgctgctgctgtgagCCCGGCCATCTGCCTCGGGTTCTTTCCTTCAATGCTGCCTTTGGGCAGCGCTGGTTGGCCTGGGAGGTGACGGCCAGCAAGTACGTGCTGGAGGGCTACAGCATTAGTGATAACAACGCCGCCTCCATGCTGCAGGTCTTTGACCTCCGCAAGATCCTGATTACCTACTATGTCAAG AGCATCATCTACTATGTGAGCCGCTCCCCAAAGCTGGAGGCCTGGCTGAACCACGAGGGCATTGTGGCTGCCCTGAGGCCAGTGCGGGCCCCAGGCTATGCTGACTCAGACCCCACCTTCTCACTGAGCGTGGATGAGGACTATGACCTCCGTCTTTCTGGCCTCTCGCTGCCCTCCTTCTGCGCTGTGCACCTAGAATGGATCCAGTACTGTGCCTCTCGGCGAGGCCAG CCCGTGAACCAGGATTGGAACTCGCCGCTGGTCACGCTGTGTTTTGGCCTATGTGTGTTGGGCCGCCGGGCCCTGGGGACAGCCTCACACAGCATGTCTGCCAG CCTGGAGCCTTTCCTCTACGGCCTACACGCCCTGTTCAAGGGGGACTTTCGTATCACCTCCCCACGTGACGAGTGGGTCTTTGCTGACATGGACTTGCTTCACCGAGTAGTAGCACCTGGGGTTCGAATGGCTCTCAAGCTTCACCAG GATCACTTCACATCCCCAGATGAATACGAAGAGCCAGCAGCCCTGTATGATGCTATTGCAGCCAATGAGGAGCGGCTGGTCATCTCCCACGAGGGTGACCCAGCCTGGCGCAGTGCCATCCTCAGCAACACGCCTTCTCTGCTGGCACTGCGTCATGTCATGGACGATGCTTCTGACGAGTACAAGATCATCATGCTTAACCGGCGCCACCTCAGCTTCCGAGTCATCAAG GTGAACCGAGAGTGTGTGCGTGGACTGTGGGCCGGACAGCAGCAGGAGCTGGTGTTCCTGCGCAACCGCAACCCCGAGCGGGGCAGCATCCAGAACGCCAAGCAGGCACTCCGTAACATGATCAATTCCTCCTGCGACCAGCCACTTGGCTACCCCATCTATGTGTCGCCCCTCACCACCTCACTGGCTGGAAGCCACCCCCAGTTGCGGGCGCTGTGGGGTGGCCCCATCAGCCTGGGGGCCATTGCCCGCTggctcctgcacagctgggagaG GCTTCATAAGGGCTGTGGCGCTGGATGTAATAGTGGTGGCAATGTGGATGACTCTGACTGTGGTGGAGGAGGCGGCCTAACCTCCCTCAGCAATAATCCCCCTTTGGCACACCCCACACCTGAGAACACAGCAG GGAGCAGTGAGCAGTCCCTCCCGTCAGGCCCTGGCTGGGGGCCACGGCCCTCCCTCAGCAGCTCTGGTGATGGGCGGCCCCCCCCTCTGCTACAGTGGCCTCCCCCTCGGCTCCCTGGACCACTCCCTGCCTCACCTGCTCCCACTGAGGGTCCTCGGCCCTTACGGCCCCCTGGCCCTGGTCTCCTCAGTTCTGAGGGGTTCAGTGGGAAGTGGAGCCTGGGGGGTCGGAAGGGGCTGGGAGGATCCGATGGGGAGCCAGCCTCAGGGAGCCCCAAAGGAGGCACCCCCAAATCTCAG GCGCCTCTAGACCTCAGCCTCAGCCCTGATGTCAGTTCGGAGGCCTCACCCTCCAGAGCAACCCAGAACATTCCTTGCTTGGACAGCAGTGCCCCTGAGAGTGGCACACCCACCGGGGCCCCAGGTGACTGGCCTGCTCCTGCTGAGGAACGcgagagcccagctgcacagcccTTGCTGGAGCATCAGTACTGA